The proteins below are encoded in one region of Qipengyuania sp. HL-TH1:
- a CDS encoding FAD-binding oxidoreductase yields the protein MTVTDTFRAAAADILGPRGFTCDPELVEPWLTDWRGRYTGKAVGLASPASTDELARFVTLCAAHRIPIVPQGGNSGMSGGATPDESGTSVLLSLRRMDVIRDFDVAAQQITCDAGVVLQTLHETAEEQGLRFPLTLGGKGSATVGGLISTNAGGTQVLRHGTMRAQVLGIEAVLADGEIFSGLVPLKKDNRGFDLKQMLIGSEGTLGIITAATLRLVPQIGERRVAWVGLPSISAARELLLHCEKVASDALEGYEVLPRHCLESVLAHVPTARSPLAGTHAWHALVELVADPGDAGQLDNLVTEVFESAMEHGLLEDAVISTSEGQAEAFWQIRDSISAAERAIGPAMQHDISVPVARMAEFVETAAPQVEKRFPGTRAVGFGHLGDGNIHFHVLAPAGAVRGEWERGDGKAISAFVHDRVTDFGGSLSAEHGIGQMKRDELGRLGDPVALLLMRKVKQALDPQGILNPGKLVPLAPHAATP from the coding sequence ATGACCGTGACCGACACCTTTCGCGCCGCCGCCGCCGACATCCTGGGACCACGCGGGTTCACCTGCGATCCCGAACTAGTCGAACCTTGGCTAACCGACTGGCGGGGACGGTACACCGGCAAGGCGGTCGGGCTGGCCTCGCCCGCCTCGACCGACGAACTCGCCCGGTTCGTCACACTATGCGCAGCGCACCGAATTCCGATCGTCCCGCAGGGCGGAAACAGCGGCATGTCGGGCGGCGCCACGCCCGACGAGAGTGGCACGAGCGTATTGCTTTCGCTGCGCCGAATGGATGTGATCCGGGATTTTGATGTCGCTGCACAGCAAATTACCTGTGACGCAGGCGTGGTGCTCCAGACGCTGCACGAGACCGCCGAAGAGCAAGGCTTGCGCTTTCCCCTCACGCTTGGCGGCAAGGGTTCGGCCACCGTGGGCGGCCTCATCTCGACCAATGCCGGGGGAACGCAGGTCCTGCGCCACGGCACGATGCGCGCGCAGGTGCTTGGGATCGAAGCGGTGCTGGCCGATGGCGAAATTTTCTCCGGTCTGGTCCCGCTCAAGAAGGACAATCGCGGCTTCGATCTCAAGCAGATGCTGATCGGGTCCGAAGGGACCTTGGGGATCATAACCGCCGCGACCCTGCGGCTGGTGCCGCAGATCGGCGAACGCCGCGTTGCCTGGGTCGGCCTGCCCAGCATCTCGGCAGCGCGCGAATTGCTGCTCCACTGCGAGAAGGTCGCGAGCGACGCGCTGGAAGGGTACGAGGTGCTGCCCCGCCATTGCCTCGAATCGGTCCTGGCACACGTTCCTACCGCGCGAAGCCCGCTGGCGGGAACGCATGCCTGGCATGCGCTGGTTGAACTGGTCGCGGACCCGGGTGACGCAGGACAGCTCGACAACCTGGTCACAGAGGTGTTCGAGAGTGCGATGGAGCACGGCCTGCTCGAGGATGCCGTAATCTCGACCAGCGAGGGACAGGCCGAAGCCTTCTGGCAGATACGCGACAGCATCTCCGCGGCGGAGCGCGCGATCGGTCCGGCGATGCAGCACGATATCTCGGTCCCGGTAGCACGGATGGCCGAATTCGTAGAAACGGCGGCGCCGCAGGTGGAGAAGCGGTTTCCCGGCACTCGCGCGGTCGGGTTCGGCCATCTGGGCGATGGCAATATCCACTTCCATGTTCTCGCCCCCGCCGGTGCGGTGCGCGGCGAATGGGAAAGGGGCGACGGAAAAGCGATCAGCGCGTTCGTCCATGACCGTGTGACCGACTTCGGCGGATCGCTCAGCGCGGAACACGGTATTGGCCAGATGAAACGCGATGAACTCGGGCGATTGGGCGATCCGGTGGCGCTCTTGCTGATGCGCAAGGTCAAGCAGGCGCTCGATCCGCAGGGGATACTCAACCCGGGCAAACTGGTCCCGCTTGCACCGCACGCCGCAACGCCGTAA
- a CDS encoding DEAD/DEAH box helicase — protein MTFADLGLSEDLLRAVSEAGYTEPTDIQREAIPPVLMMKDIIGIAQTGTGKTASFVLPMIDIMASGRRRALMPRSLILAPTRELAAQVAENFEKYGKNHDLKLALLIGGVQMGDQVKALNDGVDVLIATPGRLMDLFERGKILLNGCELLVIDEADRMLDMGFIPDIEFICSKLPDARQTMLFSATMPPPIEKLAKKFLNNPKRIEVSRAATTNKDITAFKVPVKARQKRDTLRWLLENDHVETAIIFANRKTTVRELNKSLQSYGFASSEIHGDMDQSNRLKELDRFKAGEVNILVASDVAARGLDIKGVSHVFNFDTPWHPDDYVHRIGRTGRAGAKGRAFTLVAEEDAEAIANVEKLTGAQVPVFGKSDVRVDLVEKGAKPAEKAVAAEKASAPEKTSAPEKASAPEDEAKPKPKRSRKPRDEDDAPREKPARKAKPKGEPRKRRDEDSEPVASGEWNGPRPGFLDVSAI, from the coding sequence ATGACTTTTGCCGATCTCGGCCTTTCCGAAGACTTGCTCAGGGCAGTAAGCGAAGCTGGCTATACCGAGCCGACCGACATCCAGCGCGAGGCGATCCCGCCGGTGCTGATGATGAAGGATATTATCGGCATCGCCCAAACGGGCACCGGCAAGACCGCGAGCTTCGTGCTGCCGATGATAGACATCATGGCGAGCGGCCGTCGCCGCGCGCTGATGCCGCGCAGCCTCATCCTTGCCCCGACGCGCGAACTCGCTGCGCAGGTGGCAGAGAATTTCGAGAAATACGGCAAGAACCACGATCTCAAGCTCGCGCTGCTGATTGGCGGCGTGCAGATGGGCGACCAGGTCAAGGCGCTCAACGATGGCGTCGACGTGCTGATCGCCACGCCGGGCCGCCTGATGGACCTGTTCGAGCGCGGCAAGATTCTCCTCAATGGCTGCGAACTGCTGGTCATCGACGAAGCCGATCGCATGCTCGACATGGGCTTCATCCCCGATATCGAGTTCATCTGTTCGAAGCTGCCCGACGCACGTCAGACCATGCTGTTCTCGGCAACGATGCCGCCGCCGATCGAAAAGCTGGCCAAGAAGTTCCTCAACAATCCCAAGCGGATCGAAGTCAGCCGTGCAGCGACCACGAACAAGGACATCACCGCGTTCAAGGTGCCCGTAAAGGCGCGCCAGAAGCGCGACACGCTGCGCTGGCTGCTTGAAAACGACCATGTCGAAACCGCGATCATCTTCGCCAATCGCAAGACCACTGTGCGCGAGCTCAACAAGAGCCTGCAGAGCTATGGTTTCGCATCGAGCGAGATCCACGGCGACATGGATCAGTCGAACCGGCTCAAGGAACTCGACCGGTTCAAGGCCGGCGAGGTGAACATTCTCGTCGCATCGGACGTTGCCGCGCGTGGGCTCGACATCAAGGGTGTCAGCCACGTCTTCAATTTCGATACGCCGTGGCACCCGGACGATTACGTCCACCGCATCGGACGCACGGGCCGGGCCGGGGCCAAGGGCCGCGCCTTCACCCTCGTCGCCGAGGAAGATGCCGAAGCGATCGCCAATGTCGAAAAGCTGACCGGTGCCCAGGTTCCGGTGTTCGGCAAGAGCGACGTCCGGGTCGATCTGGTCGAGAAAGGCGCCAAGCCCGCCGAGAAGGCGGTTGCAGCCGAGAAGGCCTCGGCACCCGAGAAGACCTCGGCACCCGAGAAAGCTTCGGCACCCGAGGACGAGGCAAAGCCGAAGCCCAAGCGCAGCCGCAAGCCGCGCGACGAGGACGATGCTCCGCGCGAAAAACCTGCGCGCAAGGCGAAGCCCAAGGGCGAACCGCGCAAACGCCGTGACGAGGACAGCGAGCCTGTCGCGTCGGGTGAGTGGAACGGGCCGCGGCCGGGCTTCCTCGACGTTTCCGCTATCTGA
- a CDS encoding SapC family protein, which produces MASAPQPNLPLFFKDLMPLNSKDHANYRSRPMTKAPWLAKQHAVPLTVDEFVQAQRDMPIVFSTGPEAVPLALMGLNDGVNTFVDEEGSVTEQVYIPAYVRRYPFMLARLKPDSEDLSLCFDPTAENIGEFEEGQALFENGEASEGTKQILEFCEQFEHAGQRTQNFMKELKDHDLLMEGEISITQQGSDKPFVYRGFQMINQEKLRELRGDQLRKWTENGLLPLIWAQIFSMDMMRTIFGRQLQQGKVPMPDAATAGVPTA; this is translated from the coding sequence ATGGCCAGCGCGCCGCAGCCCAATCTGCCCCTGTTCTTCAAAGACCTGATGCCGCTCAACAGCAAGGACCATGCGAATTACCGCTCGCGTCCGATGACCAAGGCACCGTGGCTCGCCAAGCAGCATGCCGTGCCGCTGACGGTGGACGAGTTCGTCCAGGCGCAGCGCGATATGCCGATCGTCTTCTCGACCGGCCCCGAAGCTGTGCCGCTGGCGCTGATGGGCCTCAATGACGGCGTCAACACTTTCGTGGACGAAGAAGGCAGCGTGACCGAGCAGGTCTACATCCCCGCCTATGTCCGCCGCTATCCCTTCATGCTCGCACGGCTCAAGCCCGACAGCGAGGACCTGTCGCTGTGCTTCGACCCCACTGCTGAGAACATTGGCGAGTTCGAAGAAGGCCAGGCCTTGTTCGAAAATGGCGAAGCCAGCGAAGGCACCAAGCAGATCCTCGAGTTCTGCGAGCAGTTCGAACATGCCGGCCAGCGCACGCAGAACTTCATGAAGGAACTGAAGGATCACGACCTCCTGATGGAAGGCGAGATCTCGATCACCCAGCAGGGTAGCGACAAGCCGTTCGTCTATCGCGGGTTCCAGATGATCAATCAGGAAAAGCTGCGCGAACTGCGCGGCGACCAGCTGCGCAAATGGACCGAAAACGGCCTGCTGCCGCTGATCTGGGCGCAGATCTTCTCGATGGACATGATGCGTACGATCTTCGGCCGCCAGCTCCAGCAGGGCAAGGTGCCGATGCCCGACGCCGCGACTGCCGGTGTCCCGACTGCCTAA